Proteins from a genomic interval of Rosa chinensis cultivar Old Blush chromosome 2, RchiOBHm-V2, whole genome shotgun sequence:
- the LOC121048885 gene encoding transcription termination factor MTERF2, chloroplastic-like isoform X1, giving the protein MFGFCCRRFQVQLLVPSFHCIQKERLFSRFYSSKSLVGPQGTSFTVSYLINSFGFSPELALSLSKKLWVQFESPEKPDSVIKLLKHYGLSGTHVSVMVKKDPRLLLFKAEKIFLPKLEFFSSMGISGTVLARLLCNNPRILALSLERSLRPCYDITKTLHIPDEKLAYFFSDFRRTTFKRLCIVARNVQVLRAHGVPQSSFPLWVPFYFNALSYDSERVKENIDKVISMGLRPSSATFMRALFVISVTDASKWEQKMEFYRNWGLTEDDVLLAFRKSPLFMSFSEKIISSKMDFYVNTMGCQPSDVAGCPDVLTYSLEKRIIPRCSVIRLLQLEGLIAKEDVSISTILKTSEKWFLERFVIKYQGQVPELLTSYKEKSVLQNLA; this is encoded by the coding sequence ATGTTTGGTTTTTGCTGTAGAAGATTTCAAGTTCAATTACTAGTTCCAAGTTTTCATTGCATTCAAAAGGAACGTCTTTTCAGCAGATTTTATTCATCAAAATCACTAGTAGGTCCTCAAGGTACCTCTTTTACAGTCTCATACCTTATAAACTCATTTGGGTTCTCCCCAGAACTTGCTCTCTCTTTGTCCAAGAAGCTGTGGGTACAGTTTGAATCCCCAGAAAAACCAGACTCTGTTATTAAGCTTCTGAAACACTACGGCCTCAGTGGCACCCACGTCTCCGTAATGGTTAAGAAAGACCCAAGGCTGCTCTTATTCAAAGCTGAGAAGATCTTTCTGCCCAAGCTTGAGTTTTTCAGTTCCATGGGCATTTCAGGCACTGTCCTTGCTAGGCTCCTTTGTAACAACCCAAGAATCTTGGCATTAAGCTTAGAGAGAAGTCTCAGACCTTGTTATGATATCACCAAAACTCTACATATCCCCGATGAAAAGCTCGCTTATTTCTTTAGTGACTTCAGGCGGACTACTTTCAAAAGATTGTGCATTGTTGCTCGCAATGTTCAAGTTCTGAGAGCACATGGTGTGCCACAATCCTCATTTCCTCTGTGGGTGCCCTTTTATTTTAATGCACTGTCCTATGACTCTGAGAGGGTCAAAGAAAATATTGACAAGGTCATCAGCATGGGACTCCGCCCTTCATCTGCCACATTCATGAGAGCACTGTTTGTGATATCAGTGACGGATGCATCAAAATGGGAACAGAAGATGGAATTTTATAGAAACTGGGGTCTGACTGAAGATGACGTGTTGTTGGCATTTAGAAAGAGTCCCTTGTTTATGTCCTTCAGTGAGAAGATTATATCCAGTAAAATGGATTTTTATGTGAATACAATGGGTTGCCAGCCCTCAGATGTGGCTGGATGTCCAGATGTTCTAACCTATAGTTTGGAGAAGCGAATCATACCTAGGTGTTCAGTTATCAGACTTCTCCAGTTAGAGGGCTTAATCGCAAAGGAAGATGTATCTATAAGTACTATTCTGAAGACAAGCGAGAAGTGGTTCTTGGAAAGGTTTGTGATCAAATATCAAGGGCAAGTACCTGAATTGCTGACATCTTACAAGGAAAAATCAGTCTTGCAAAATTTGGCTTAG
- the LOC121048885 gene encoding transcription termination factor MTERF2, chloroplastic-like isoform X2: MVKKDPRLLLFKAEKIFLPKLEFFSSMGISGTVLARLLCNNPRILALSLERSLRPCYDITKTLHIPDEKLAYFFSDFRRTTFKRLCIVARNVQVLRAHGVPQSSFPLWVPFYFNALSYDSERVKENIDKVISMGLRPSSATFMRALFVISVTDASKWEQKMEFYRNWGLTEDDVLLAFRKSPLFMSFSEKIISSKMDFYVNTMGCQPSDVAGCPDVLTYSLEKRIIPRCSVIRLLQLEGLIAKEDVSISTILKTSEKWFLERFVIKYQGQVPELLTSYKEKSVLQNLA; encoded by the coding sequence ATGGTTAAGAAAGACCCAAGGCTGCTCTTATTCAAAGCTGAGAAGATCTTTCTGCCCAAGCTTGAGTTTTTCAGTTCCATGGGCATTTCAGGCACTGTCCTTGCTAGGCTCCTTTGTAACAACCCAAGAATCTTGGCATTAAGCTTAGAGAGAAGTCTCAGACCTTGTTATGATATCACCAAAACTCTACATATCCCCGATGAAAAGCTCGCTTATTTCTTTAGTGACTTCAGGCGGACTACTTTCAAAAGATTGTGCATTGTTGCTCGCAATGTTCAAGTTCTGAGAGCACATGGTGTGCCACAATCCTCATTTCCTCTGTGGGTGCCCTTTTATTTTAATGCACTGTCCTATGACTCTGAGAGGGTCAAAGAAAATATTGACAAGGTCATCAGCATGGGACTCCGCCCTTCATCTGCCACATTCATGAGAGCACTGTTTGTGATATCAGTGACGGATGCATCAAAATGGGAACAGAAGATGGAATTTTATAGAAACTGGGGTCTGACTGAAGATGACGTGTTGTTGGCATTTAGAAAGAGTCCCTTGTTTATGTCCTTCAGTGAGAAGATTATATCCAGTAAAATGGATTTTTATGTGAATACAATGGGTTGCCAGCCCTCAGATGTGGCTGGATGTCCAGATGTTCTAACCTATAGTTTGGAGAAGCGAATCATACCTAGGTGTTCAGTTATCAGACTTCTCCAGTTAGAGGGCTTAATCGCAAAGGAAGATGTATCTATAAGTACTATTCTGAAGACAAGCGAGAAGTGGTTCTTGGAAAGGTTTGTGATCAAATATCAAGGGCAAGTACCTGAATTGCTGACATCTTACAAGGAAAAATCAGTCTTGCAAAATTTGGCTTAG